From a region of the Hemibagrus wyckioides isolate EC202008001 linkage group LG06, SWU_Hwy_1.0, whole genome shotgun sequence genome:
- the lss gene encoding lanosterol synthase, with translation MTEGTCVRRRGGPYKTPAVTDLTRWRLSNVEGRQTWKYLKDEDTEEREQNFLEAHSLGLDTSKFVPDSPAAHTVVEAAQKGMEFYSHLQAEDGHWAGDYGGPLFLLPGLLITCHVAKIPLPEAWKKEMVRYLRSVQLPDGGWGLHVEDKSTVFGTALNYTTLRILGVGPDDPDMVRARNNLQTKGGAVGIPSWGKFWLAILNVYSWEGMNTLFPEMWLFPAWMPAHPSTLWCHCRQVYLPMSYCYAVRLSAQEDSLVLSLRQELYVQDYSTINWPAQRNNVAASDMYTPHSTLLTAAYSFLNLYEAYHSTALRDKAVKELYDHIQADDRFTKCISIGPISKTINMLVRWYVDGPSSAAFQEHVARIPDYLWLGLDGLKMQGTNGSQLWDTAFAVQAFLEAGAQNDPKFTQCLMKAHQFFDLTQVKENPPDYKKYYRQMNKGGFPFSTRDCGWIVADCTAEGLKSVMLLQEQCSFITEHIPSQRLFDAVNVLLSMRNSDGGFATYETKRGGKLLELLNPSEVFGDIMIDYTYVECTSAVMQALKHFHHAYPEHRAQEIRSTLQQGLDYCRRLQRPDGSWEGSWGVCFTYAVWFGLEAFACMGHNFQDGYDGLVCAEVRRACDFLLSKQMDDGGWGEDFESCEQRCYIQSKNSQIHNTCWALLGLMAVRYPDCKVIEHGIQVLIDKQLPNGDWPQENISGVFNKSCAISYTSYRNMFPVWTLGRFMRLYPSSSLARKLGGTGR, from the exons ATGACCGAAGGGAC GTGTGTGCGGAGAAGAGGGGGTCCCTATAAGACTCCCGCAGTGACAGACCTGACTCGCTGGAGGCTCAGTAATGTGGAAGGAAGGCAGACATGGAAGTACCTGAAGGATGAAGACACTGAGGAGAGGGAGCAGAACTTCTTGGAGGCTCACTCTCTGGGTCTTGACACA AGTAAGTTTGTTCCAGACTCCCCTGCAGCTCACACAGTGGTTGAAGCCGCTCAGAAGGGGATGGAGTTTTACAGCCATCTCCAGGCTGAGGATGGCCACTGGGCTGGAGACTATGGAGGGCCACTATTCTTGCTTCCTG GTCTCCTCATAACCTGTCATGTTGCTAAAATCCCTCTACCAGAAGCCTGGAAGAAGGAGATGGTGAGGTATCTACGTTCAGTGCAGCTGCCAGACGGTGGTTGGGGTCT GCATGTAGAAGACAAGTCGACTGTGTTTGGCACAGCTCTCAATTACACCACACTGCGAATCTTAGGAGTTGGGCCTGATGACCCAGATATGGTGCGGGCGAGGAACAACCTACAAACCAAAG GAGGTGCTGTTGGTATACCGTCCTGGGGAAAGTTCTGGTTGGCTATCCTCAATGTGTACAGTTGGGAAGGGATGAACACGCTCTTTCCGGAAATGTG gTTGTTTCCTGCTTGGATGCCGGCGCACCCGTCCACTCTGTGGTGCCACTGCAGGCAGGTTTACCTTCCAATGAGCTACTGTTATGCTGTCAGATTGTCTGCGCAGGAGGACTCACTGGTGCTCAGCCTGAGACAG GAACTATACGTCCAGGATTATTCAACTATTAACTGGCCAGCTCAAAGAAACAACGTTGCTGCATCAGACATGTACACCCCTCACAGCACTCTGCTCACTGCCGCCTACT CCTTCCTGAACCTGTATGAGGCTTATCACAGTACTGCTCTGAGagataaagctgtgaaagagcTGTACGATCACATCCAAGCAGACGATCGCTTTACAAAGTGCATTAGCATCGGACCG ATCTCAAAAACCATTAATATGTTGGTGCGCTGGTATGTTGATGGACCCTCTTCAGCTGCCTTCCAGGAGCATGTGGCAAGGATCCCAGACTACCTCTG GCTTGGTCTTGATGGCTTAAAGATGCAG GGAACCAATGGATCTCAGCTCTGGGACACAGCCTTTGCAGTCCAAGCATTTCTTGAG GCAGGCGCACAGAATGACCCCAAGTTTACACAGTGTTTAATGAAGGCCCACCAGTTTTTTGATCTAACTCAG gtTAAAGAAAATCCTCCAGACTACAAGAAATATTACAGACAAATGAACAAG GGAGGCTTTCCCTTCAGCACACGTGACTGTGGTTGGATCGTGGCTGACTGCACAGCGGAGGGCCTGAAGTCAGTGATGTTACTGCAGGAGCAGTGCAGCTTTATCACAGAGCACATTCCCTCACAAAGACTCTTTGATGCAGTCAACGTG cTCTTAAGCATGAGAAATTCTGATGGTGGCTTTGCCACATATGAGACCAAACGTGGAGGAAAACTTCTGGAGCTGCTCAACCCATCAGAGGTGTTTG GTGATATCATGATCGACTACACCTATGTGGAGTGCACATCAGCTGTGATGCAAGCTCTGAAGCACTTCCATCATGCTTATCCAGAGCATAGAGCACAGGAGATTAG GAGTACGCTTCAGCAGGGACTTGACTATTGCAGAAGGCTGCAGAGACCTGATGGTTCATGGGAAGG GTCATGGGGTGTGTGCTTTACATATGCAGTATGGTTCGGACTGGAGGCGTTTGCATGCATGGGCCATAATTTCCAGGATGGATATGATGG actgGTTTGTGCTGAAGTGAGGCGTGCCTGTGACTTCCTGCTCTCTAAGCAGATGGATGACGGAGGTTGGGGAGAGGACTTTGAGTCGTGTGAGCAGAGGTGCTATATACAAAGCAAAAATTCCCAGATCCATAATACCTGCTGGGCTCTGCTGGGCCTGATGGCTGTCAG GTACCCTGATTGCAAGGTCATTGAGCATGGAATACAGGTTTTGATTGACAAGCAGCTTCCCAATGGAGACTGGCCACAA GAAAACATCTCTGGCGTTTTCAACAAGAGCTGTGCCATCAGTTACACATCCTATAGAAACATGTTTCCAGTTTGGACTCTGGGCCGTTTCATGCGTCTCTACCCCTCAAGCTCACTTGCTCGGAAACTGGGAGGCACTGGAAGATAA